A genomic window from Lineus longissimus chromosome 17, tnLinLong1.2, whole genome shotgun sequence includes:
- the LOC135501557 gene encoding DNA repair protein XRCC2-like, translating into MATSSESGAQLFSRLGVRRRAKGLDAVIFPEEFPKPCDVYELYGDEGCGKSEILLHLVVRSVVPTEWKGVKLNGLGIGVIFIDTDYKFCMLRLSSILESYIGKSLTTNDQDVQLSKDLEDIVKASLKNFWLVRCSSSEQLLMTIHSLDSFIGYKFDVSILMLDSVSSFYWIDKLKCGDNRKMLEQSHARLVASLEKLVNTYNLVLFATKSAIIRKRVENLGSVSPASPSFSMVQHRSTLTDHFELLSNVWTKFVKYRWLLSVSDQNEVSSNESGNRRLSFTDKVNTLGLKYFRICQNGVNFTDV; encoded by the exons ATGGCAACTTCATCCGAATCGGGTGCCCAG CTTTTCTCAAGACTTGGCGTGAGGAGGCGTGCAAAAGGGTTGGATGCAGTCATATTTCCAGAGGAATTTCCAAAACCTTGCGATGTGTACGAGCTGTATGGGGACGAAGGGTGTGGTAAATCTGAAATACTCCTGCATCTTGTGGTGAGGTCAGTCGTTCCAACCGAATGGAAAGGAGTTAAATTAAACGGGCTAGGCATTGGTGTCATATTCATTGATACAGACTACAAATTCTGCATGCTCAGACTCAGTAGCATCCTTGAAAGTTACATAGGGAAGTCTTTGACAACCAATGATCAGGATGTGCAATTGTCTAAAGACTTGGAGGACATCGTCAAGGCGTCCCTGAAAAACTTCTGGTTAGTTCGATGTAGCTCTAGTGAACAACTCCTAATGACGATACATTCTCTTGATTCATTCATTGGATACAAATTTGATGTTAGCATTCTTATGCTGGACTCAGTGTCGTCATTTTACTGGATTGACAAACTGAAATGTGGGGATAATCGCAAAATGCTGGAACAATCGCATGCACGCCTGGTGGCATCTTTGGAGAAACTAGTGAACACTTACAATCTAGTACTGTTTGCAACAAAGTCTGCAATTATCCGAAAGCGTGTTGAAAACCTGGGCAGTGTTAGCCCGGCTAGTCCTAGTTTTAGCATGGTTCAACACAGATCAACACTAACAGATCATTTTGAACTTCTGTCAAATGTTTGGACAAAATTTGTGAAATATCGGTGGCTATTGTCCGTATCAGATCAAAATGAAGTGTCTTCCAATGAAAGTGGTAACCGTAGGTTGTCATTTACAGATAAGGTGAACACTCTTGGCTTGAAGTATTTTAGGATTTGTCAAAATGGTGTCAACTTCACGGATGTCTaa